Proteins encoded by one window of Musa acuminata AAA Group cultivar baxijiao chromosome BXJ2-9, Cavendish_Baxijiao_AAA, whole genome shotgun sequence:
- the LOC135622205 gene encoding clavaminate synthase-like protein At3g21360, which produces MVLINEFPTKVILFCQVPPPEGGETPFVPSFRVTERMLEEYPDNVREMEEKGLRYTFTAVSKNDTTSMRGRGWEEAFGTSDPVEAERRARALGMNIEWLPNGGATTILGPRPLTRVFPGRKARRMWFNTVVGMHGKETSSATMADGSEIPEHVVKRCGEIIEEESVQFKWEEGDVLFLDNLALLHGRRPSLPPRKVLVATCK; this is translated from the exons ATGGTTCTG ATCAACGAATTCCCCACCAAGGTGATCCTTTTCTGCCAAGTGCCGCCGCCGGAGGGCGGTGAGACGCCCTTCGTGCCGAGCTTTCGAGTCACGGAGAGAATGCTTGAGGAGTACCCCGACAACGTGAGGGAGATGGAGGAGAAGGGACTGCGATACACCTTCACTGCCGTCAGCAAGAACGACACCACCTCCATGAGGGGAAGAGGATGGGAGGAGGCCTTCGGCACATCCGATCCGGTCGAAGCAGAGCGAAG GGCCAGGGCACTGGGAATGAACATCGAGTGGCTCCCAAACGGCGGGGCGACGACCATCTTGGGGCCGCGGCCCTTGACTCGGGTCTTCCCGGGGAGGAAGGCAAGGCGCATGTGGTTCAACACCGTCGTCGGCATGCATGGCAAGGAGACCAGCTCGGCGACCATGGCGGACGGGTCGGAGATACCCGAACACGTCGTGAAGAGGTGCGGCGAGATCATCGAGGAGGAGAGCGTGCAGTTCAAGTGGGAGGAAGGGGACGTGCTCTTCTTGGATAATCTGGCCTTGCTCCATGGGAGGCGGCCTTCGCTGCCGCCGAGGAAAGTCCTCGTTGCCACCTGCAAGTGA